The genomic interval ctctgaGATGTACCCCTGCGCTATTCAACACCTCTGCCCACTCCTCTGCCTCTCTTTGGGTCTTTTTTGAGAGGGGTCATGCCACGCGGCGTGTGGTATCcaattccccaaccagagatcgaacctgcgcccCTTTCATTGGAAGCGAAGAGGGCACTAACCACTGGATCCTCAGGGAAATTCTGCCCACTCTAGTAAAGTTTTCCTTGGGTGCAGCCCCATCATTTGTTCTCAGCGTTCACCCTGATACCCagcctcccctgcctcccccccAGGCCCGCCCCTGGTCTCTAGGTCCCAAGTTTTGTCCTCTAGAGAGCAGACCCCagattcccaccccccaccccctcaccctgcGGCCTTGATCTCTGGCCTGCCGAGTTACCAGGTTATCAGAGTTACCTCTAGTAACTCTCCTGGCTCATCCCTGGCTCCTTAAACCTCACCTGTTGTCCCTAAGGCCCATTCCCGGCCCATCAGCCTCCTCCCTGGCCTCCAGGGGGTTGCCCCGACCCCTCCTTTGccgccccagcccctggctgAATGGGCACCTCGCGGTCAACGATGTGGCGCAGCATCTCTGGCACGTTGTGGTTCTCTAGTTGTGAATGTAGCTTCAACAGCTTTTCCTCCACCAGGCCCAGCAGGTTGGGCAGATAGTCATCTGCTTTGGGATCCAGCTCCTTTCCGACAGACCGTCCCGTCTCCTGCGGCTGGGGGCGGAGCCGGATGAgtcgggaggggcggggcctctgGGAGGCCCCACCCAGGGGGCATGGCTTTGAAGTTAGGGGCCGCCCACAGAAGCGGTGCTACCCTCTGTGGGGTAGGGCCTCTGCCGTCAAGGGCCACGCTGGTGAGGCAATGCCTGTGAACTCCAAAGACCCAAGCAAGGGGATGGGCGAGGGAGGGGGGGATGGGCGGGGGGAGAAcggtggaggggagggggagccTTTTGGTGAGAGGGCAGGCTGGGATATTAACTGGAGAGAGGCCATTGCCGGAAGACCTTAAGAAATGAGattcttggagaaaggaatggcaacccattccagtactcttgcctgggaaatcccatggatagaggagcctggcagggtaaaagtccatggggtcgcaaaggagttggatgcgactgagtgactaaacaacaaggacaACCGAAAAATGGCAGAAAgtagtggaacaaaatggtgaatactttcttcaataaagtttttggtgaaaatggaaaaaaaaaaaaagaaataggattcCACAGTGGGCAGGCTGGGCCTCTCTTGTCTATGCCTGCTTCAGGATTGGAGCAGGGTCTCTTTTAAGTTTTGAGTGTGTATGTGGGGGCTAGGTGGAACTTTCCCATGGGGGTGGCATTTGAAATGGGACAGGGGTCTCTGAAGTCCTGGGCCTCTTGAGTAGTAAGGGGGTGCCTCCTGAGGATGGGGGGTGGAGACTTGGGAGTCGGTTGGGGTTTGCCATGTGTTCAGGCCTCTCATATCCTGAACAGGGCCTGGGTGGGTTCTCTGGAGTGGACTTCAGGGTGGGAACCCCACCTGTGGGGTGGCACTGTCTTTCGTGTCTAGGGAGGCTCCAGGTGAGCTTTCCTCGTAGGTGGGACCTGCCACTATGATGTGGTTCAGCTTGCCGGCCAGGTGTTCCAGGCCCTCCTTGGTCATTTGCAAGGCCCGCCTGGTTCGGTCCAGTTGATCCTGCACCTCAGCACGCCGCTGCTCCTCCACCTTGAGGCGCCCCTGCAACTCAGCCTGCCGCTTCTGCTCACTGTAGGGAGCAGGGAGACCACCACTGGGGCACTGTTGACCACAGCAACCCCGCTCTTACCCCCACCGGGCACCATGGGGCCTCACCTCACCAGCAGAGCCTCCCCTGAGTACTTGAGGTCTTCCAGCTCCTGCTGCAGCCGCTGCTTCTCTTGCTTCAGTCTCAGCAGCGTCTGCTCGTTCTCGCTCTTGAGCATCTCCAGCTGCGTGAAGGTGTCACCCTGAGCCAGGAACCGCCGCACCactgcctgggggaggggaggggtggcggACAGAGCCCGTCAGAGCCAGGGGCTTGTCCCACTCCTTCTTTCCCAGGGCTGCAAGGGACAAGTCGCCTGAGCTGATGATGGCTTCTGCACAATGCTGTCTCGGCACTCTGTGAGCCTTGGACTCAGGGCTGCCTTAAGGGTGTGCAACCCCGAACGAATGATTTTTGCGGGCCCTTCTTTGTCTATATAAGGAAAATGAATCAACCAAAATCAGAGGTCAGGGCAGTGACAGCACTGAGCACAGCTGCTTTCCAAAATCAATGTGCCAGCAACGCCCACTCCCATGAGAAAATATGACTGGTCATGGGAGCAACCCGCCCCCAAGGGCAATTTCTGGAAAGACGCCTAGCCACAGCGCTCCAGATGACCCCATACGTCCAAGTCCTGGAACTCCTTGGGGGTCACCTCATGGGATGAGTGGTGGGTTGGAGAGTGCCCCAAACAGAGAAATCAGACAGGGATCCAGGGGAATTAGTGTTGACCAGCTGGAGAtgtccatggtggctcagatggtaaatctgcctgcaatgttggagacccaagttcgatccctgcatagggaagatgccctgcagaagggaatggctacccactccagtattcttgcctggagaagtccatggacagaggagcctggcagactacagtccatggggtcgcaaagagtctgatgtgactgagtgactaatactttcacactttcacagcCGGGGACCTAAAGTCTTGGGAAATTTTGAGGAAGATGCTGCCAAGCGCGGGCCCCAGAGTAGGAGCCCAGCTTCTCTGGGATGGAGGCTGGTACTGGGCCCCAGACCCTGCCACAGAGGCTGAAGTTACAGGAGAGGAGAGACAACATTCCCCATTCTCCTAGTGCTGACATGCCAAAGAAGTCAGTGCCAGTGTATGCAGGAACAggagagaggggcttccctggtggtccagtggcaaagaatccgcctcccaatgcaggagatgtgcattccatccctggtctgggaagatcccacatgctgcagagcaactaagcctgtgcattacaactactgagcctgtgctctggagcccaggggctgcaactactgagcctgtggtctgcaacaagagaaggcactgccatgagaagcccatgaagCATCgtaactagacagtagcccctgctcccagcatctagagaaaagcccacacagcaatgaagacccagcacagccaaaaataaataaacaaaagtattaaaaaaaaaaaaaggaacagaagagaGGATGGTGGCCAGTGTAGATAACTCGTGTCGGTTTTGCTGTGAGAGGCAGCAGAGAAACGGGGCAGTAGCTGGAAGAGGGAGGGGTGCTTTTTGTACACTGAGGAACTgaccaggcagaaaaaggaggcTGGATGTGTCGGCTTCCCAGGGTCGGCTCAGGCCATCTGGGAGCTTGAGGGCTGAGGGCACACTCACGTGCGTTTCTGCCACGCCAGTGGCGTCCTTGACCTTGCCGAAGAGCACCTCCATCTGGTACATGCTCCACcgccgcttcagctcctcctccttGGAGTGCATGCTGTCCTGGAGCGTGTCGTCAGACTGCAGCAGCATGTGCTCACGCTGGGTCTGCTCATGGGTGGGGGTCACAGCCCGCGTCAGTCTGCAGCTGAGGGCTTAGGGCAGTGGCCATGGGCGTTGGGAAAATACCTCCCCACCGGGTTCAGGAAGGGGGTGGGGCCCAAGCTTGGGGCCAAGTCAGAGCTTCCCAGagggcactaggggtaaagagccagcctgccaatgcaggagacacaagagaggcaggttccatctctgggtcgggaagatccccttgcaggagggcatggcaacacactccagtattcctgcctggagaatgccatggacagaggagcctggcaggctacagtccatggggtcgcaaagagtcggacacgactgaagccacttagcatgcagggCCTCCGGGTAGGGGTCAGGAGGGCTTGGCAGGGCCTTGGTTAGAGGGAGGCCTCAGAGGCAGCGCCAGCGGGCGGGGTCAAGAGCGTGGGGGCGGGGCCTGTCGGGTAAGGGGCCGGTTAGAGGCGGGACCAATTTCCGATATGGGCAAGTTTGGCGGGGAAGGATGCCGACCCCAGAAGAGTAAGGGGAGGGCTGGAGGGCGGGgtcagggatgtgggaggggccCTGGCATCTGGGGAGCTGGGGGCAGTCAGGAGAAACTTCCGTACTGCCTAAGGGTCTAGGGCCTGGGCCAATGTGGGGGCGCGGCGGGGACCCCGCAGGTTCGGGTCCAAGCAGGAGCAGGCTGGGATCTCAGCCCCGTATCCCTGGTGCGCCCACCTTGCGCTCCATGCGTTCATTCTGCAGTTTCCTCTCCTCCGCGCGCTTCTTGCACTCGCTTAGGTAGCGTTCGCGCTTCTTGCGCTCTCGGAACACGGTCTCTTCCAGATACTGCAGTTGGTTCTGGAGGGTGGACGGGCGGGGAACGACAGGACCTGTTGGCATCTGCTGGGGCTCTGGGTCAGGGCTGCAGGCCCAACTCAAGACAACTGGGGCGAGTTGTGGGGTCCTGGGACAGAGATGGGATGGGTTTCGGGGCAGCTGGGGTTCAGATGCTGAGGCCAGGAGACCATGGCAGTGGCAGGGCAGGATTCCCAGGGGCCGGTGGGCTGGCACCTTGGCGATGTCCCTGGCGTTGAGCGCCTCCTGATTCACCAGGTGCAGTTCCTCCAGCTCGTGTTTCGTCCTCACCACCTCAGCCTCCATAAAGTCCAGCCTGTTCCCCAAGTGAAGGCTCTCCTCCTGGGCGTGGGAGATGGGTTAGCCTGTGACCGGTGTCCCTAGCCTGGCTGGCCCTCCCATTtgctgccccccacccacccacagtcGCCCTGGTCCCTACTTGTAGGTAGGCCTTGAGCTGCAGGTACACACTGGTGATGTGTTCAGCCTCCTCTGCCTTCATCCGGGCCTTCTCCAGGCGGTTCTCCAGGTTCCGCATGGTCTAGAGGGAaatagagacatcattttgccaacaaaggtccgtatagtcaaagctatggtttttccagtacagacgtgagagttggaccataaagaaggctgactgctgaagaatttatgcttttgaaatgtggtgctggagaaaactcttgggagtcccttggtcagcaaggagatcaaaccagtcaatcataaaggaaatcaaccctgaatattcattggaaggactggtgctgaagctgaagctccaatactttggtcacctgatgtgaagaacagactcactggaaaagaccctgatactgggaaagactgaaggcaggaggagaagggggtaacagaggatgagtttggatggcatcattgactcaatggacaagagtttgagcaaacttggggagatggtgaaggtcaaggaagcctggcgtgctgcagtccgtggggtctcaaagagtcagacacgcctgagcaaacagcaagaacaacaacaagagggAAGCAAGGCTGGGCTGGATCCCTTCCCCCCTCAGTGCCTCCCGCAGGATGGAGGCCTCTGCAGACCCCACAGGCCCTACCTTGGCCACCTCGGTGTTGCTGTCTTGTGCCTCAGTTATCTCCAGCTCGCGCAAACTGTGCTGCAGCTGGAGCTCCTCCAACCACTTCTGCCGCAGTCCCAGCTGGTGCCGAAGAGCATTCAGTTGCTTCACCTTTTCGTTCAGCCGATAGTCCAGATGCTCCAGGGCTTGCTGGAGAGAGGGGAGCAACAGTACCTAGTCCTTCCTTCTCCCACATCTTGGTTCTCATCTCTCTTGTCTCTTGGTAGAGCATCTGAAACCTGGCTgatcctgcttctcctgcagattctctttttttggggggagggctgGTTTCCAGGGGCTCCACTCCTTGGTTTTCCACTtcacctccctggctgccccttacccatctcctttgcctttgaagAGGCTCTTCTTTCATCTGACCACACATACCACTTGATCCTATCCAGTCTCAGGGTTTTTGGAGTCATGTCTACActgcatgagtgcatgctaagtcgctgcagtcttatccgactctttgcgaccctatggactggagcctgccaggctcttctgtccatggggagtctccaggcaaggatactggagtgggttgccatgccctcctccaggagatcttcctgacccagggatcaaacccatgtctctgtcCCTTATGTCtagctgcattggcaggtgggttctttaccactagcaccacttgggaagccccacctaTACACTGAAGACATCCCAATTTAGCCTCCCCCAGAGGCTCGTATATCCACATCTACACTGCCTTCTAGATGTTTCCACAGGAAGCTCAAAACCATCTGTCCAAAATTGAGTATATCCTTGATCTTTCCCCAAAACTGCCCTTCTTGAATCTCCCCCATCTCAGCTCATGGCAACTCCATCCTTCAAGGTGCTCAAGTCCCAAACGTTCATGTCATCctcatcttctctttttctctcccacttACACCCAGTTTGTTAGCAAGTCTCTGTTCTGTCTCAAAAGTTCCTCCAGAGagatcctggtggctcagtggtaaagaatctgcctgcagtgcagtagatgcatgggttcaatccctgggtcaggaagatcccctggacaaggaaatggcaacccactctagtattcttgctgggaaaattccatggtcaaaggagtctggtgggctacagtccatggggtcacaaagagttggatgtgactgagccaGATAGATCTCTTTCTTCCTATTTCTACCTCTTTTGTCCTAGTGTAGCCAGCATCATCCTTCACTTTGATAACCTCCTCTGGATGgcttctaactcttgcttcctcagAGCCCATTTTCCACTTctctaattcttttctttttttaaaaaatatttatttggctgcacctggtctatagttgtagcacatgggatatTTAACTATGGTATGagggatctagttgcctgactagggattgaacctgggtcccttgcattgggagtgcagagtcttagccactggaccaccagggaagtcccttcacttCTCTGATTCTTAGTATAAAATCTGCACTTGTGCAGCAAAGCCTGATGCAAGGTTCTGTCCCTGTTGACCCCCCAACCTCACCTCCGATGGAGCCCCCCTCACTCACTCCTATTCTGCCACAATGACCTCCTTTGTGTCTCCAACACTCTACCTTTGTTCCTACCCAAGGGACTTTGCATTTGCTGTTCCATCTGTCTGGAATGCTTTTCCCCAGATCACTACTTGCCTGACCCCTTCTCAGCTCAAATATCACCTTCCTAGAGAAAGCAAAGATCCCCACCTTACAATCTAAAGGGCAAACCCCTAACTCCCATCCATCTCTAGTGAGCCacgctgttttattttatttatttctcttgtcACCATTGGAAATCACTTTCTTTCTATGTTTATTGTTCttttcttggggggggggggtgtctgcTTTCTCCACCAAGATGAGGCTCTGGGGAGTGGGGACATGGTCTGTGTTTTTCACCGTATGGCAACAAATACCTAAAACCATGCCAGGCACATGGTCAGTGTGTGATAAAGGCTGAGAAATAAATTAATGGCAGCTGGTGTGAAGAAGGGAttggagagggtgagatgggggTCAGGGAGTCAGGTGGGGACCCAGGCTAGAAATGAAGGGAGGTGGTCAGAGGAATGGGAGTGGGGCAAACCTGGcctgtcctgttcttcaggtacGGCTTCTCTGATTTCCATTCTCGAATCACTGCCTGGACCACTTTCTCATCTCCCT from Dama dama isolate Ldn47 chromosome 9, ASM3311817v1, whole genome shotgun sequence carries:
- the ODAD3 gene encoding outer dynein arm-docking complex subunit 3, giving the protein MTSPLCWAAASNAMPSQDQIAAPSKVKATQVQLKPYHSRGKGLVPVWHSLHSKAGPFHASEGKSAVNMQVAELQRKIQLLEGDRKAFYESTQWNIKKNQETINQLREETRVLQLQLTDLLQGDEKVVQAVIREWKSEKPYLKNRTGQQALEHLDYRLNEKVKQLNALRHQLGLRQKWLEELQLQHSLRELEITEAQDSNTEVAKTMRNLENRLEKARMKAEEAEHITSVYLQLKAYLQEESLHLGNRLDFMEAEVVRTKHELEELHLVNQEALNARDIAKNQLQYLEETVFRERKKRERYLSECKKRAEERKLQNERMERKTQREHMLLQSDDTLQDSMHSKEEELKRRWSMYQMEVLFGKVKDATGVAETHAVVRRFLAQGDTFTQLEMLKSENEQTLLRLKQEKQRLQQELEDLKYSGEALLVSEQKRQAELQGRLKVEEQRRAEVQDQLDRTRRALQMTKEGLEHLAGKLNHIIVAGPTYEESSPGASLDTKDSATPQPQETGRSVGKELDPKADDYLPNLLGLVEEKLLKLHSQLENHNVPEMLRHIVDREFYTTLEGKLPSYNTRIPLPVAGHKDKFFDEEESEEDDSDVVTRAALKMRSQKLIESRSKRRGRSRRS